The following proteins come from a genomic window of Aequorivita marisscotiae:
- a CDS encoding T9SS type A sorting domain-containing protein: protein MKILLLFLIGIASTLTYSQDGTLDTSFGNNGFAITDFFGRSDRGTSIAVQDNGRIIIYGFASHSGGGFSYALAGHLPDGSLDSTFGIGGLVTTQIGNFYEEYFNSLHIQPDQKIITSTTFFENGEVGFLLVRYLPNGTLDTSFGTDGIVKTSYAENYLSGTVLLPDAKILAGGSSTNGGDNSILLVKYLPDGSLDTSFGTNGSLFHFINNESFKVFGIKVQSDNKIVVPYKTEENFVKKFQIARFLPNGDLDNDFGVDGIVEIESSSEVFHSSITIQDDGKILTSLRTQPGTSIKRFLPSGEIDTSFGNNGTAIIDGDIFTALKILIQPDNNIIVFGVTFGFEPDFNRTYRFNSEGILDTTFGANGYTALGFEGADIAFQQDGKLVIGGNTFFYSGSESLVVARLINGPLSVSEFENDSFKIYPNPSNGIFTIERELFSENTPFQITDITGKIISSGELTEKQTQLNLAAVQSGVYFLKTSKSVFRLLKN from the coding sequence ATGAAAATACTTTTACTTTTTTTAATAGGAATAGCTTCAACACTTACCTATTCGCAGGATGGAACACTTGATACATCTTTTGGGAATAATGGCTTTGCAATTACCGATTTTTTTGGAAGGAGCGACAGAGGTACTTCCATAGCTGTTCAAGATAATGGAAGAATAATAATTTATGGTTTTGCAAGCCACTCCGGAGGCGGTTTTTCTTACGCACTTGCTGGACATCTGCCCGATGGCAGCTTGGATTCTACTTTTGGAATAGGAGGATTGGTAACTACGCAAATTGGAAATTTTTACGAGGAATACTTTAATTCACTTCACATTCAGCCCGATCAAAAAATTATAACCTCCACAACATTTTTTGAAAATGGAGAAGTAGGCTTTCTATTGGTTCGCTATTTACCAAATGGCACTTTAGATACATCTTTTGGCACGGACGGAATTGTAAAAACCAGTTATGCCGAAAACTATTTAAGCGGCACTGTGTTGCTTCCCGACGCTAAAATATTGGCAGGGGGAAGTTCAACAAATGGAGGCGACAATTCTATTTTACTGGTAAAGTATTTGCCAGATGGGTCGCTGGACACTTCATTTGGCACAAATGGAAGTCTCTTTCATTTTATAAATAATGAATCCTTTAAAGTTTTTGGCATTAAGGTACAAAGCGATAATAAAATAGTAGTGCCTTATAAAACCGAAGAGAATTTTGTAAAAAAATTCCAAATCGCCAGATTTTTACCTAATGGCGATTTGGACAATGATTTTGGAGTTGATGGTATTGTTGAAATAGAGTCGTCCTCTGAAGTATTTCATTCATCTATCACTATTCAAGACGATGGAAAAATACTAACCTCGTTGAGAACACAACCCGGAACTTCCATAAAAAGATTCCTGCCAAGTGGTGAAATTGACACTTCATTTGGAAATAATGGAACGGCAATTATTGACGGCGATATATTTACTGCCCTTAAAATTTTGATTCAGCCAGATAACAACATAATTGTTTTTGGAGTTACTTTTGGGTTTGAGCCCGATTTTAACAGGACTTATAGATTTAATTCAGAAGGAATACTTGACACTACTTTTGGCGCTAACGGCTACACTGCGCTGGGTTTTGAAGGTGCCGATATTGCTTTTCAGCAGGACGGAAAACTCGTAATTGGAGGCAATACATTTTTCTACAGTGGCAGCGAAAGCTTGGTTGTGGCTCGTCTTATTAATGGTCCATTAAGTGTTTCAGAATTTGAAAACGATAGCTTTAAAATTTACCCAAACCCATCAAATGGAATTTTCACTATTGAACGCGAATTGTTTTCTGAAAACACACCTTTCCAAATAACAGATATTACAGGAAAAATTATCTCTTCCGGTGAATTGACTGAAAAGCAAACACAGCTAAATCTTGCCGCTGTCCAAAGTGGCGTTTATTTTCTGAAAACTTCAAAGAGTGTTTTTCGTTTATTGAAGAATTAA
- a CDS encoding T9SS type A sorting domain-containing protein, which translates to MKIVLLFLVGMFSTLGLAQDGSLDVSFGNNGTVQTDIAGDTDMAISIAQQTDEKLLVAGQFKIQGQAFPSIARYNLNGTLDTSFGTNGVTVFNGAGYEEEYYRKVLSQSDGKIVASGSFSLTANSEFVVNRFLADGSVDTSFGNSGELIVFPESIYSGEMVLLNDDSLLAAGRLFENGISKIGLKKYLPDGTLDSTFGNNGVVITEVGNESNSAQKIEITSNNKIVVLGISQENGVTSQVLLRYLSNGTLDTSFGSNGIVSITNEPDYSSNHIALYNDGKIAVHSSFLDWQFDIMNNLIFRYLPDGSFDTSFGNNGYINPNRNNFIISNIEVQENQRLLVFGELTDFFEGGGPFFMKRYYIDGYVDTGFNFVTNSTEYFVTDMLIQQDGKITCLANTAWYNGQEDIIMERRVNNPLSTPEFENQKTTIYPNPSNGIFTIEREFPETTEYQITDITGKVIATGELTETQSQLNLAAVQSGVYFLKTSNSVFRLLKN; encoded by the coding sequence ATGAAAATAGTTTTACTTTTTTTAGTGGGAATGTTCTCGACTTTAGGACTTGCCCAAGACGGCAGTTTAGATGTTTCGTTTGGAAACAATGGAACCGTACAAACCGATATTGCAGGCGATACGGATATGGCCATTTCAATTGCACAGCAAACAGATGAAAAACTATTGGTGGCGGGACAGTTTAAAATTCAAGGACAAGCTTTTCCGTCTATAGCTAGATATAACCTAAATGGTACTTTAGATACTTCTTTTGGTACAAATGGGGTAACAGTTTTTAATGGTGCAGGTTATGAAGAGGAATATTACAGAAAGGTTTTAAGCCAAAGTGATGGTAAAATTGTTGCTAGTGGATCATTTAGTCTGACTGCTAATTCTGAGTTTGTAGTTAACCGATTTTTAGCCGATGGCTCAGTAGATACTAGTTTCGGGAATAGTGGAGAACTGATAGTATTTCCCGAGAGTATTTATAGTGGCGAGATGGTACTTTTAAATGATGATTCGCTTTTAGCAGCGGGTAGATTATTTGAAAATGGAATATCTAAAATTGGCTTGAAAAAATATTTGCCTGACGGAACTTTAGACTCTACTTTTGGAAATAATGGCGTGGTAATTACAGAAGTAGGAAATGAATCAAACTCGGCTCAAAAAATAGAAATAACGTCTAATAACAAAATAGTCGTCCTCGGCATAAGTCAAGAAAACGGTGTTACATCTCAAGTGCTATTGCGTTACTTGTCTAATGGTACATTGGATACGTCGTTTGGCAGTAATGGAATAGTGAGCATAACGAATGAACCTGATTATTCATCAAACCATATTGCTCTGTACAATGATGGTAAAATTGCAGTTCACAGTTCTTTTTTGGATTGGCAGTTTGATATAATGAATAATTTAATTTTCAGATACCTACCTGATGGAAGTTTTGATACATCTTTTGGCAATAATGGGTATATAAATCCGAACAGAAATAATTTTATAATAAGCAACATTGAAGTTCAAGAGAACCAAAGATTGTTAGTTTTTGGAGAGCTTACTGATTTTTTTGAGGGTGGCGGACCGTTTTTTATGAAGCGGTATTACATTGATGGATATGTGGATACAGGTTTTAATTTCGTCACAAATTCTACTGAGTATTTTGTAACAGATATGTTAATTCAACAGGACGGTAAAATCACTTGTTTGGCCAATACAGCTTGGTACAATGGGCAAGAAGATATTATTATGGAGCGCCGTGTTAATAATCCTTTGTCCACTCCCGAATTTGAAAACCAAAAAACAACTATTTACCCAAATCCCTCAAACGGAATTTTCACCATTGAACGCGAATTTCCTGAAACTACGGAGTACCAAATAACTGATATTACTGGAAAAGTTATTGCCACTGGTGAATTGACTGAAACGCAATCACAGCTAAATCTTGCCGCTGTCCAAAGTGGCGTTTATTTTCTGAAAACTTCAAATAGTGTGTTTCGTTTACTGAAGAATTGA
- the recJ gene encoding single-stranded-DNA-specific exonuclease RecJ, producing MRWTLKPKPDPEKVNSLSKALKIEPLIASLLVQRGVETFEEAEKFFRPNLDNLHDPYLMKDMDKAVLRIQKAIENEEYILVYGDYDVDGTTSVALLSSYLKSYYPNVSTYIPDRYNEGYGVSYKGIDYAEDNGFSLIIALDCGIKAIDKVGYASEKNIDFIICDHHRPGKEIPKAVAVLDPKRDDCFYPYKELCGCGVGFKLIQALAEKRGLQLEDLLLYLDLVATAIAADIVPITGENRILAHYGLKVINSNPRTGIQAILKQVKKEKLTITDVVFIIAPRINAAGRMKHGNHAVALLTETDFEKAQTYAAEIETFNTDRREADKQITEEALQQIIANKEEARKTTVVYQENWHKGVIGIVASRLTETYYRPTLVFTKSGEKLAASARSVKGFDVYNALESCSEHIEQFGGHMYAAGLTLFEKDFENFKNEFERVVSETIDPHLLTPEIRIDTEINLQDITPKFFRILKQFAPFGPGNMTPTFMTQNLMDTGWGKCVGEDKTHLRVVVKQGNSNQFTGIGFGLADKQDIACGGKPFMAAYCIDENEWQGNISLQLRLKDIR from the coding sequence ATGCGCTGGACCCTAAAACCAAAACCCGATCCCGAAAAAGTAAATTCACTTTCAAAAGCCTTGAAGATTGAACCACTTATTGCTTCGCTTTTGGTACAGCGCGGGGTAGAAACTTTTGAAGAAGCCGAAAAATTTTTTCGCCCAAATTTGGACAATCTTCACGATCCGTATCTTATGAAAGATATGGATAAGGCGGTTTTGCGCATTCAAAAAGCAATTGAAAATGAAGAATACATATTGGTTTACGGTGATTACGATGTAGATGGAACCACAAGCGTTGCCTTGCTTTCTTCATACTTAAAAAGTTATTACCCTAATGTTTCAACCTATATTCCCGACCGTTATAACGAAGGGTATGGCGTATCGTATAAAGGAATTGATTATGCCGAAGACAATGGTTTTTCGTTAATTATAGCTTTAGATTGCGGTATAAAAGCCATCGACAAAGTTGGCTACGCATCCGAAAAAAATATCGATTTTATCATTTGCGATCACCACCGACCGGGGAAGGAAATTCCGAAAGCCGTGGCCGTACTCGACCCAAAACGGGATGATTGCTTCTATCCGTACAAGGAACTTTGCGGGTGCGGTGTTGGTTTCAAATTAATTCAAGCTTTAGCCGAAAAACGAGGTTTACAGCTTGAAGATTTATTGCTGTATTTAGATTTGGTAGCTACTGCAATTGCAGCAGATATTGTACCAATCACCGGTGAAAACCGCATCCTTGCACACTACGGTCTTAAAGTAATAAACAGCAATCCACGAACGGGAATACAAGCAATCTTAAAGCAAGTAAAAAAGGAAAAACTTACCATTACCGATGTAGTTTTTATAATAGCCCCGCGCATCAACGCCGCCGGACGAATGAAACACGGAAACCACGCTGTTGCGCTCCTTACTGAAACAGATTTTGAGAAAGCCCAAACGTACGCCGCGGAGATTGAAACTTTTAACACGGACCGACGTGAAGCAGACAAACAAATTACAGAGGAGGCACTACAGCAAATAATTGCTAATAAAGAAGAAGCACGTAAAACCACTGTTGTTTATCAAGAAAACTGGCACAAAGGGGTTATTGGCATTGTGGCTTCCCGATTGACCGAAACCTATTATCGCCCAACTTTAGTGTTTACCAAAAGTGGCGAAAAGCTTGCTGCATCGGCCCGATCTGTGAAGGGATTTGATGTGTATAATGCGTTGGAAAGTTGTTCGGAACACATCGAGCAATTCGGAGGGCATATGTATGCCGCAGGTTTAACATTATTTGAAAAAGATTTCGAAAATTTTAAAAATGAATTTGAACGCGTGGTTTCAGAAACCATTGATCCACATTTGCTTACCCCCGAAATTAGAATAGATACCGAAATAAACCTGCAAGACATCACCCCAAAATTTTTCAGAATTTTAAAACAATTTGCCCCTTTCGGCCCTGGAAATATGACACCCACTTTTATGACCCAAAACCTAATGGATACCGGTTGGGGAAAATGTGTGGGGGAAGATAAAACACATTTACGCGTCGTGGTGAAACAAGGAAATTCGAACCAATTTACGGGAATTGGGTTTGGTTTGGCAGATAAACAAGATATCGCCTGCGGCGGAAAACCTTTTATGGCAGCGTATTGTATTGATGAAAACGAATGGCAAGGAAACATTAGCCTGCAATTACGTTTAAAAGATATTCGTTAA
- a CDS encoding UDP-2,3-diacylglucosamine diphosphatase, translating to MQIPQGKKIYFSSDNHLGAPTQAESLPREKIFVKWLDTIKHDAEAIFLLGDLFDFWFEYKTVVPKGFVRVLGKLAELRDSGIQIHFFVGNHDLWMHDYFEKELNIPVYHDPKEFVFNNKHFFIGHGDGKGPGDKGYKRMKKVFTNPLSQWLFRWLHPDIGVRLAQHLSVKNKLISGDEDKAFLGEEKEWLAQYAKRKLERKHFDYFIFGHRHLPMEIKVGDNSTYYNLGDWINHYTYGVFDGERFELREFKPHSL from the coding sequence ATGCAAATCCCGCAAGGCAAGAAAATATACTTTTCCAGCGATAATCATCTTGGCGCGCCCACACAGGCCGAAAGCTTGCCGCGCGAAAAGATTTTTGTGAAATGGCTGGACACTATAAAACACGATGCCGAAGCAATTTTCCTGCTCGGCGACCTTTTTGATTTTTGGTTTGAATATAAAACTGTTGTACCAAAAGGTTTTGTTCGTGTTTTGGGGAAATTGGCAGAGCTTCGTGATAGCGGCATCCAAATTCACTTTTTTGTGGGCAACCACGATTTGTGGATGCACGATTATTTTGAAAAAGAACTCAATATTCCAGTATATCACGACCCGAAAGAGTTTGTTTTTAATAACAAACATTTTTTTATTGGTCACGGCGATGGAAAAGGTCCGGGCGATAAAGGTTACAAGCGGATGAAGAAAGTTTTTACCAATCCGCTTTCGCAGTGGCTATTCCGGTGGTTGCATCCCGATATTGGAGTGCGATTGGCACAACATCTTTCGGTAAAAAACAAATTGATTTCCGGCGATGAGGACAAAGCGTTTTTAGGTGAGGAAAAGGAATGGTTGGCCCAATACGCCAAACGAAAATTGGAAAGGAAACATTTTGATTATTTTATCTTTGGGCATCGCCATTTGCCGATGGAAATAAAGGTTGGCGACAATTCAACCTATTATAATCTTGGCGATTGGATAAACCATTATACCTACGGCGTTTTTGATGGCGAACGGTTTGAATTGAGGGAATTCAAACCCCATTCATTGTAA
- a CDS encoding AbrB/MazE/SpoVT family DNA-binding domain-containing protein has translation MEAKIIKIGNSKGIIIPAKFLKLIGLEEKVAIEIEDDKMIITAAKSKPREGWEEMLAEDVTKYGQPERLMPDFFEEENNSDWEW, from the coding sequence ATGGAAGCGAAAATAATAAAGATTGGTAATTCAAAAGGAATCATTATACCAGCCAAATTTCTGAAGCTCATCGGCCTCGAGGAAAAAGTTGCCATCGAAATTGAAGATGACAAAATGATCATTACAGCTGCAAAATCTAAACCTCGTGAAGGGTGGGAAGAAATGCTGGCAGAAGATGTGACTAAATATGGGCAGCCCGAAAGATTGATGCCAGATTTTTTCGAAGAAGAAAATAATTCTGATTGGGAATGGTAA
- a CDS encoding type II toxin-antitoxin system PemK/MazF family toxin produces MVKQYDIYWVNLDPTVGSEIKKTRPCLIISPDFSNKILNTLLVAPITSTLRNFPMRIEIILKGKRGQVALDQIRCIDKLRLGNKMDSLNKRSIKELKTILSEYLIE; encoded by the coding sequence ATGGTAAAACAATACGATATTTATTGGGTGAACTTAGATCCAACCGTTGGAAGTGAGATTAAAAAAACGCGTCCTTGTCTTATAATATCTCCAGATTTTTCAAATAAAATTTTAAATACACTCTTGGTAGCGCCCATTACTTCTACCCTTAGAAATTTTCCGATGCGAATTGAGATTATTTTAAAAGGCAAAAGAGGGCAAGTAGCATTAGATCAAATAAGATGCATAGATAAGTTGCGATTAGGCAACAAGATGGATAGCTTGAACAAGAGATCCATCAAGGAATTAAAAACAATTCTTTCAGAATATTTAATTGAATAA
- a CDS encoding 6-pyruvoyl trahydropterin synthase family protein — protein sequence MNQIRITKIFSFETGHALYGYDGKCRNVHGHSYKLSVTVIGSPISDSKNVKFGMVIDFSDLKKIVKEEIVDVFDHATVFNKNTPHVELAKELSDRGHSVLLVDYQPTSEMMVIDFSEKIKNRLPKNIQLHSLRLQETDSSYAEWFAGDN from the coding sequence ATGAACCAGATACGCATTACCAAGATTTTTTCTTTTGAAACCGGACACGCACTTTACGGCTACGACGGCAAATGCCGAAATGTACACGGCCACAGTTACAAACTTTCGGTAACGGTAATTGGCAGCCCAATTTCAGATAGCAAAAATGTGAAATTTGGGATGGTAATAGATTTTAGCGACCTAAAAAAAATCGTAAAAGAAGAAATTGTAGATGTATTTGATCACGCAACCGTTTTCAATAAAAATACGCCACACGTAGAATTGGCAAAGGAATTGAGCGACCGCGGCCACAGTGTACTTTTGGTAGATTACCAACCTACCAGCGAAATGATGGTGATTGATTTTTCTGAAAAAATAAAAAATCGTTTGCCGAAAAACATTCAGCTTCACTCCCTCAGATTGCAGGAAACCGACAGCAGTTATGCGGAATGGTTTGCGGGAGATAATTAA
- a CDS encoding 2OG-Fe(II) oxygenase encodes MTEELFEQLEFVENPLFETIIDNLLDKQYSIVNNFFSSEEVVVLRNSLIAKYDADRFKKSAIGSKTNEEIDKSVRGDFILWMDENSANEAELVFFKKINDLVNYLNKTCFLGILHKEFHYAVYPTGTFYKRHLDTFQNDDRRKLSIVCYLNEDNWLAENGGELTIYTENEDLNILPIPGRIVIFESQILEHEVKVVKASERMSITGWLKTR; translated from the coding sequence ATGACCGAAGAACTTTTTGAGCAATTGGAATTTGTTGAAAACCCGCTGTTCGAAACTATTATAGATAACTTGTTGGACAAGCAATACAGCATTGTAAACAACTTTTTTTCTTCGGAAGAAGTAGTGGTTTTACGCAACTCACTAATTGCAAAATACGACGCAGATAGATTTAAAAAATCTGCAATTGGCAGTAAAACGAATGAAGAAATTGACAAATCAGTTCGTGGTGATTTTATTCTTTGGATGGATGAAAATAGCGCAAATGAAGCAGAACTTGTTTTCTTCAAAAAAATAAATGACCTGGTTAATTATTTAAACAAAACCTGTTTTTTAGGAATTCTTCATAAAGAGTTTCACTACGCTGTGTATCCAACCGGCACTTTTTATAAGCGGCATTTAGATACCTTTCAGAATGACGACCGACGTAAGCTTTCTATAGTTTGCTATTTAAACGAAGACAACTGGTTGGCAGAAAATGGAGGCGAGCTCACTATTTATACCGAAAATGAAGATTTAAATATTTTACCGATTCCGGGACGTATTGTTATTTTTGAAAGTCAAATTTTGGAGCACGAAGTAAAAGTTGTAAAAGCTTCGGAACGCATGAGTATTACCGGTTGGCTAAAAACGCGTTAG
- a CDS encoding WecB/TagA/CpsF family glycosyltransferase — protein sequence MSTEKRIKILNTTIDNLSMQETLALVQEKIQKGEQLHHVVVNAGKVVAMQKNKELRHSVNECSIINADGQSVVWASRFLGKPLKERVAGIDLMASLVEMAYKNHNKIFLFGAKEEVVKNVVEKYSEIYSPEIIAGYRNGYFTPSEEAEIAKQIADSGTQMLFVAISSPIKENFLYKYRDILKDVNLIMGVGGSFDVVAGKTKRAPHWMQTSGLEWFYRFAQEPKRMWKRYLVGNSKFIYLVLKERFS from the coding sequence GTGAGTACCGAGAAAAGAATAAAAATCCTTAACACTACCATAGATAACCTTTCTATGCAAGAAACCCTTGCTCTGGTTCAGGAAAAAATACAGAAGGGAGAACAGCTCCATCACGTAGTGGTAAACGCCGGAAAAGTGGTGGCGATGCAGAAGAATAAAGAGCTGCGCCACAGTGTAAATGAATGTAGTATAATAAACGCTGATGGGCAATCGGTTGTTTGGGCTTCGCGGTTTTTAGGGAAACCTCTAAAAGAGCGCGTTGCAGGAATAGACTTAATGGCGAGCCTTGTGGAAATGGCATATAAAAACCATAATAAAATCTTTCTTTTTGGAGCAAAAGAAGAAGTGGTTAAAAATGTAGTTGAAAAATATTCCGAAATCTACAGTCCAGAAATTATTGCTGGTTATAGAAACGGTTATTTCACTCCTTCCGAAGAAGCGGAAATTGCCAAACAGATTGCAGACAGTGGCACCCAAATGCTTTTCGTTGCAATCTCTTCGCCCATCAAAGAAAATTTTCTTTATAAATATCGCGATATCCTTAAAGATGTAAACTTAATTATGGGTGTTGGCGGCAGTTTTGACGTTGTGGCTGGAAAAACAAAACGCGCTCCACATTGGATGCAAACCTCAGGTTTAGAATGGTTTTATCGCTTTGCCCAAGAGCCTAAACGCATGTGGAAGCGCTATCTTGTAGGCAATTCTAAATTTATATATTTGGTGTTGAAAGAACGATTTTCATAA
- a CDS encoding glycosyltransferase family 4 protein translates to MSKKQRLYLVSNMYPSTENVRYGIFVKNFEIAVSDFFEVEKVVLTKKYSFLSKFLGYLKLYFQIIQLYFKSGKNDLVYVHFPLHVALALVPLWWLNRKVVLNFHGSDLIFNTTFKKALSFFLKPGLKKSTIVLPSNYYKEKLIAKFNISKSKLFVYPSGGINSKVFSPNRKSENSSFIIGFVSNFIEGKGWRIFLDALKKIKSENSITNFEILMVGDGPDKPEIEDLLADLDIKFEIISNISQKELAAIYNQMNVFIFPTYREEESLGLVGLEAMACGIPVIATKIGGPLGYIVDNENGFLFDIKNATMLAEKILDFYKLPEIEKNKMKRNAITTAQNYDSLTVNKDLVAFLKNL, encoded by the coding sequence ATGTCTAAAAAACAACGATTGTACCTCGTATCAAACATGTATCCGTCCACAGAAAATGTGCGCTACGGTATTTTTGTGAAAAATTTTGAAATAGCAGTTTCAGATTTTTTTGAAGTTGAAAAAGTAGTGCTTACCAAAAAATATTCCTTCCTATCCAAGTTTTTAGGGTATTTGAAATTGTATTTTCAAATAATACAGCTCTATTTTAAAAGCGGAAAAAATGATTTGGTGTATGTGCATTTTCCACTGCACGTGGCGCTAGCCTTAGTGCCATTGTGGTGGCTAAACCGCAAAGTAGTTTTAAACTTTCACGGCAGTGATCTTATTTTTAATACTACATTTAAAAAAGCACTATCGTTTTTCTTAAAGCCGGGTTTAAAAAAATCGACCATTGTGTTGCCGTCCAACTATTACAAAGAAAAACTCATTGCAAAATTTAATATTTCTAAGTCAAAATTATTCGTTTATCCTTCCGGAGGCATTAATAGCAAAGTGTTTTCTCCAAACCGAAAAAGCGAGAATTCCAGTTTTATAATAGGTTTTGTTTCAAACTTTATAGAAGGAAAAGGATGGCGCATTTTTTTGGATGCGCTTAAGAAAATCAAAAGTGAAAATAGCATTACCAATTTTGAAATACTCATGGTTGGCGATGGCCCAGACAAGCCAGAAATAGAAGATTTACTTGCCGACTTGGATATTAAATTTGAAATTATTTCAAACATTTCACAGAAAGAACTCGCAGCTATTTATAACCAAATGAATGTCTTCATTTTTCCCACGTATCGGGAAGAGGAAAGTCTTGGACTCGTTGGCCTCGAAGCAATGGCCTGTGGAATCCCAGTAATAGCCACTAAAATTGGTGGCCCTTTGGGATATATTGTGGATAATGAAAATGGTTTTCTTTTTGATATAAAGAATGCCACTATGCTAGCTGAAAAAATTCTGGATTTTTACAAACTGCCCGAAATTGAGAAAAATAAAATGAAGCGCAATGCAATCACTACAGCCCAAAATTATGATTCACTGACTGTAAATAAAGATCTTGTAGCATTTTTAAAGAACTTGTAA
- a CDS encoding O-antigen ligase family protein, producing MIKGIKSYWSNKSIWQILFETSTYLFVATLPLWDKLNTLVLWLFVASSIFLLKPRERLENIKQNKTAFMGLFALYLLFIIGWLLSTETKDALRDMERTLTLVIIPLILLSHKREDFNLKKMYVAFGVGLFTAMVICWAVIIESILTNATPWVQAGYFFKWVYNGWNAVAPLEGHPSYFAVMLVIFIVGLIRMPAFKNVRKNKFKFILLLAPFFLFLIETSSRIGVICLVVIAVVTIFKKLEIKRIFYVIGLLIALAILSLKFDYLGSKMSQIVDSKGNITLDRYDRWGAILTDFKVRESWIFGIGTGDSQELYNIAYSKNGFMVALKNEYNAHSQYLEFLISNGMLGLLVYLGVLFIFFKKTRLKGEALSLFIIIVLFSGSETIFGISKGVFIFAFFYALFILLYSKRAVNV from the coding sequence ATGATAAAAGGTATAAAAAGCTACTGGAGCAATAAATCTATTTGGCAGATTTTATTTGAAACTAGCACCTATTTATTTGTAGCAACCTTACCGTTATGGGACAAGCTAAATACACTGGTGCTGTGGCTATTCGTGGCTTCGTCTATCTTTCTTTTAAAACCAAGAGAGCGGCTGGAAAATATAAAACAGAACAAGACTGCTTTTATGGGTTTGTTTGCGTTGTATCTCTTGTTTATAATAGGATGGCTACTTTCAACGGAGACTAAAGATGCATTGCGCGATATGGAACGCACGCTAACCCTCGTTATAATTCCCTTAATTCTTTTGTCTCACAAACGTGAAGATTTCAATTTAAAAAAAATGTACGTTGCATTTGGAGTGGGACTCTTTACGGCAATGGTTATTTGCTGGGCGGTAATAATTGAATCTATTTTAACCAACGCTACCCCGTGGGTACAAGCTGGCTACTTTTTTAAATGGGTTTATAACGGTTGGAATGCAGTAGCCCCTTTAGAAGGTCATCCCAGTTATTTTGCCGTAATGTTGGTAATATTTATTGTGGGACTTATACGGATGCCAGCATTTAAAAACGTACGAAAAAATAAATTTAAATTTATCCTACTTTTAGCACCCTTTTTCCTCTTTTTAATCGAAACGAGCAGTAGAATTGGCGTAATCTGTCTGGTGGTAATTGCCGTAGTAACAATTTTTAAAAAGCTTGAAATTAAGAGAATATTTTATGTAATTGGCTTACTGATTGCATTGGCAATACTATCTCTAAAGTTTGATTATTTAGGTTCAAAAATGTCGCAAATCGTAGATTCTAAAGGAAATATAACCCTTGATAGGTACGACAGATGGGGCGCAATACTCACAGATTTTAAGGTCCGTGAAAGTTGGATTTTTGGTATCGGAACTGGCGATTCGCAGGAACTCTATAATATTGCCTATAGCAAAAATGGGTTTATGGTCGCATTAAAGAATGAATATAACGCCCACAGCCAATACTTGGAATTTCTAATTTCCAATGGAATGTTGGGGTTGTTGGTTTATTTGGGAGTGCTGTTTATCTTTTTCAAAAAAACCAGATTAAAGGGAGAGGCGCTTAGTTTATTTATAATAATTGTGCTGTTTTCAGGTTCAGAAACCATTTTTGGCATAAGTAAAGGTGTTTTTATATTTGCTTTTTTCTATGCACTTTTTATTCTTTTATATTCAAAGCGAGCGGTAAATGTCTAA